The Anaerolineae bacterium genomic interval GAATCCCTGATTACATTAGGAGGATTGCATGAAAATCGTCGTTGTCGGAGGGGCAGGCAAAATGGGTTGCATCGCTGTTCAGGCGCTGGCAAATGATCGACGCGTCGGCGAAGTGCTCATTGCCGATTTGAATGAGCGCAATGCTCGAGTGGTGATGGAGACACTGAATAACCCGAAAGTGCGTTTCTGTCAGGTACAGGTTGAGCAGAAAGATGCCTTGGTGGCTTGCTTGAAAGGCGCGGATGTATGTCTAAACGCTACCGTGTATTACTTTAACATCCCAATTATGGAAGCCTGCCTGGAAGCTGGCGTTTCTTATACCGACCTCGGTGGTTTGTTTCACACTACCCGTCAACAGCTTACATATCATGAGCGATTTGTGGAAAAAGGATTGAGTGCTGTGTTGGGACTCGGCTCTGCACCGGGAATTCCGAATGTGCAGGCACGCTATGCCGCTGACCGTCTGGATAGTATTGAGTATATTCACATCTACGATGGGATTAAACCTCCACCACCAGATGATCTCCGGTTTACCTATGCTGTCCCAACGATTTTGGATGAGATGACGATGGAACCCATTATCTTCCGAGACGGCGAATTTGTCTCCGAAAAACCCCTGTCGGGCTTCGAAGATTATGCCTTTACTCCCCCCTTAGGAATTTTGCCCATGCACTATTCCTTGCACTCTGAGGTTGCTACCTTGCCGCTGAGCTTTCGGGATAAAGGGATTCGGGAGTGTTTTTTCAAGATAAATTATTGGGGGATGGCAAAGGAAACAGTTGAGAAGGTGCAGGTGTTGCAAGAATTTGGGTTCAATAGCTCACAGCCGTTGGAAGTGGGGGAAGGACAGACCGTAATTCCTCGCCAGGTCTTGATGGCAATGATGGCAAAATATGTTCCTGCTGTTGAAGAATTTCTTGCCCCACCGAAGAATTCACCACCCAACTGGACAAAGGAAATTGTCACTGAGGTCAAAGGGAAAAAAGATGGCAAAGAAATCCACTATCGAATTGGAACGCTGACCGTAAAAGGCGCTTTACCAACAGGAGTTGCACCGGCCATTGGAGCCATCTGGCTCGGTGAAAAACGAATCCCCGCAGGGGTTTACCCACCTGAGGCAGTTTTTGAACCGCTTGCATTTTTCAAAGAATTAGAATCCTGCGATATCTTTACCCAGGTGAGTATTACAAAAGGGATTGAATGATCTGCCTGACAGGTCGCAAGTCGAGCATGTCGGCGGCCAGTGATCATGCAGGAAATCCTTAACTGATTTGAGTTCTGGCTGCCACGTGGTTGTTTGATACCTTCAAAACGTATCTCCTCGCAAGAAAGCGGAGGAAGCTTAGCAGTTTAACGGAGCGGATGGTCTTCTCGTTGCATTAGGTAGTGACATCCAGGAGAGGTTCTATGGCTGAAGTGATAAATTATTGAGAAGAATATCTTTCGCACCGTGAAAGTCTTAGAGGTGTTTTTTAAAGCGATCGAGTCAGCCAACAGGGGTACACGGGAACGTAGCAGAATCTTGTGAAAAAATTTACTTATGGTAAATAAAATTTACTCTTGACAAATATTACAGTATGGTTAAAATAAATTTATGGATACTGTAATTACAGGTATCGGGCAACGCATTCGAGAAATGCGTCTGCGGCGCGAGTGGACGCTGGAGGAGCTTGCCCAGAAAACCAATTGTACTCCGGGTTTTCTCTCCCAATTAGAAAATGGCAAGGTCGCTCCTTCGATTACTACCCTGTACGCCATTGCTGAAGCCCTGGATATCAAAATCACTGACTTTTTCCCCGAAACGATTCATCCTCCAAAAATTGTCCGTAAAGGCGAACGCCAGACCTTTCGCATCGAAGGTTCTTCGGTGATTTATTCCCCTTTGATGGATCGGTTGCCTCGCGCCACCTTCCAATCTTTCATTCTCACGCTCTTACCTCCCAACCAGGGGTTGCAATACGATGAGGAGCGAGCGCACTTTGGGGAAGAGTTTTATTATGTGCTGTCCGGCGTTTTGCGCGTGTTAATCGAGGACACCTTCTATGACCTTTTTAGCGGAGACAGCATTTATTTCCATTCCTCTCTAAAGCACCGTTTGGTGAATCATACCGATCATCCTACAGTCGTCTTATCCATGATCACTCCAGCCATTTTTTAAGCAAGAATTAGCTGTTTTGGCTGTTGTTGTATCACTCTTTATCAGGAAATCCGAATGGTAAAAAGCATTGGCGAAAGAATCAAATCCTTACGCAATGAGCGAAATATGACCCTGGCAGAGTTGAGCCAGAAGACCAATCTATCCTCCAGTTATCTTTCTCAATTGGAGAGAGACAAAACCACGCCCTCGATCTCGAGTTTGGTAGAAATTGCCAATGCGTTGGATGTCAATGTGCGTTATTTCTTCGAAGAAGAGCAGAGCGCTGATCTGGCTTTTGTGACACGCAAGAGCCTGGCTGCTTTTCAGGATGTTGATTATTCCACCAGCCAGGAATTACCTCTTACACCGGTCAATGAGCCTTCGCGGTTAAGAGTCTGGCAATACAACCTGCCCAGAGCAACCTCCTTAACCGTAGAGGCCTTAGAGGAGGGAGAGAACTTTTGTATTGTCCTGAGCGGCGAAGTTGTGCTCGAAATTGGGGATGAAAAGATTGTTCTCGGCGAAGGAGATAGTGCCGCGTTTGCTGCTACTCAATCCCATATCCTGACCAACGAATCCAGTGAGATGAGCGTTATCCTGTATGCATACGCAGCAATGCGGCCGACTCATAAATCTCAAACCGTATCCTTTGCAATCAGAAAGGAGGTGCAGTGATCGGCAACATTGAGGTGGATGCTACCTGATGTTCAATCCTTTGTCAAATTTAACCTAAAGGAGAGAAGAGATGTATTCAAGACAAAAAACACTCGTTTTATTTACCTTACTGCTGATGTTGAGCTTCCTGTTAGCCCAATGCGCTCCAGCACCGCAGCCCACTTCTGCGCCTGCCGGTGGGGAGGAGCAACCAGCAGCGACGCAGGCGCCGG includes:
- a CDS encoding Transcriptional regulator, MerR family: MDTVITGIGQRIREMRLRREWTLEELAQKTNCTPGFLSQLENGKVAPSITTLYAIAEALDIKITDFFPETIHPPKIVRKGERQTFRIEGSSVIYSPLMDRLPRATFQSFILTLLPPNQGLQYDEERAHFGEEFYYVLSGVLRVLIEDTFYDLFSGDSIYFHSSLKHRLVNHTDHPTVVLSMITPAIF
- a CDS encoding putative MerR-family transcriptional regulator → MVKSIGERIKSLRNERNMTLAELSQKTNLSSSYLSQLERDKTTPSISSLVEIANALDVNVRYFFEEEQSADLAFVTRKSLAAFQDVDYSTSQELPLTPVNEPSRLRVWQYNLPRATSLTVEALEEGENFCIVLSGEVVLEIGDEKIVLGEGDSAAFAATQSHILTNESSEMSVILYAYAAMRPTHKSQTVSFAIRKEVQ
- a CDS encoding L-lysine dehydrogenase — protein: MKIVVVGGAGKMGCIAVQALANDRRVGEVLIADLNERNARVVMETLNNPKVRFCQVQVEQKDALVACLKGADVCLNATVYYFNIPIMEACLEAGVSYTDLGGLFHTTRQQLTYHERFVEKGLSAVLGLGSAPGIPNVQARYAADRLDSIEYIHIYDGIKPPPPDDLRFTYAVPTILDEMTMEPIIFRDGEFVSEKPLSGFEDYAFTPPLGILPMHYSLHSEVATLPLSFRDKGIRECFFKINYWGMAKETVEKVQVLQEFGFNSSQPLEVGEGQTVIPRQVLMAMMAKYVPAVEEFLAPPKNSPPNWTKEIVTEVKGKKDGKEIHYRIGTLTVKGALPTGVAPAIGAIWLGEKRIPAGVYPPEAVFEPLAFFKELESCDIFTQVSITKGIE